aggctcccggaccactgtagtgtgttccaagcggatattgaagccatcaaggaggccatttctatcgtctccaaactacgtctagacacgcacttagtgtgcgttttctcggacagccaagcagctattaaagctttaggctcaatatcgtcgaactcagcgaccgtaaatgactgccgcaggtctctgcacaagatcgcagagcagttagacctCCTCCTTatcatcgaggggaacgactACGAAAACCTACTACGAAacctctcctatcggagaggaaGCACGTAGCGATGCAtctggctacgtgcaggctcctcacgcaagaattgttcgagcaaaatgccaataggagatggcaacAAACCGTCTtctgtaaagtctcaagattgatatggccatatcgatcgaagatgcgctcagccgagctgtatagactcagcagagcacagtgctctgcagttactcgagccattacgggacactggcagatcggcactcatgcctccagactgtcaatccgtcataacgacttctgcaggagttgtcgcgacgaggaggaggaggaatcggtcccccacttcttctgccactgcccataTTCTGTccgtattctcggggccgctttcctcacggacatttcggaactgtccgaaatcaaaccagggaccttgtccaaatacatccaagccaccgaATGGGACTGCCTTTAATCCTGCAGTAATCTGCTCTCATGGTTCAGGCAACGAGAAGGGtcacatgcccatgcggcaacacaacggaccttttATAGGTCTAAATGAGCACGGGGGCGGGAGGCTCAcatccccccctcccggctaccgccgtaaacctaacctaaccttctgtgatatgtcactgttacaagtcaatttcaaaactttgccccgcccacttccgcctccccaaagggcgaaaatctgtggcatccactatttcaaagatacaagaaaacgcagaatcctagaggatgactatatgttctagagtgtaaaatctgaaccagatcgtataattattatagccagaatcaagaaaacaatttcattctctctcgctccgtctctctctaacacataggtttcatggtcggctttgcttATTGCAAAAAATGAgttcctagatctcagagactataaaagatagagcaaccaaattttttaTCCACACTTCTGTGATATTGGACCTTGACGAGTTAGTTTccacacccctttccgccctcgcaaaggacgaaaatctggggcatcgagaaaactaaagacGCACAATTGTAGAGAATGACCgtatctatgagattgctgtatctggatcagatcggaacATTTTttcgcagcgcccgacgacatgatcagacacgttttctgtccTTCCCGCATAcattgtcgctcaatgtagccatactgactatgtatcgggtataaatgtagagttgcggtcgccgcagcaactcacaacttTCCCCCCCGTTTGTATTCGATATGTTAATACTTGTTTAAGCGGTTGTCAATTACAGATTGATTCGTTTTGGAGGATAGAAACAAAGTAGAAACAAAACAAGTAGACACTGAGAAGTGAGGTTAAAAAGAGCATGTGCCCAGCTGGAAAACCCATGATTTCGATCATCATCAACGTGTCAACGTCAACGGATGCGACATGTACTTTGGTATGGTACTAGTTTGCGCTGTAATGTTCTTCGACACGGATGTTCAAactataaatttattttcgattGATTTGGAAGGCGAGGAAGCAGAAGACTTATTCCAAGCTTTAGATAAGGGACTtcagaaatttgttttcaGTATGGAGAACGTTATTGGATATTCAGCTGACACCAAAAATGTGATGTTTGCTCAGCATAACAGCATAGTGTCCAAGTCCAGTTTCTAAGTTTTTTAACTTTCTCAAAAATCATGTTAAAGAATTTTCTACGAAGTGTATTTTTTGAAACAAATACTAGAAATAGATTTAAgaatatacatttttcaaaccttttgtatattattatgcacatatatgtacttattATGTTGGAATACGCCTATTCCCACATTCAAATAATaacattaaataatattatcgATATGTTaggtattattattatgagtTAGTCTGGTCACACTTGAAGTGTTGATgctctctcttcttttgtgATCTCAAGTGTGTGGACCGGTGTTGCAGCAAAAAGTAATCAAGAAATACCTAAATAATCtttaaagaaaaacataacTTGGGACTGTCTTCCGTTTACTAATTGTCATAGCTAGTCTACCAATATATTATCTAGCAATCTATCTACGTATCTACGTATCTACGAGATTACGTGATATAAATGTAAAGAAAATGGTCCGTTCGACCGGAAAAAGCTGCCCAGCCTCATCATGAACAAGGCCTTGCCCTCGCCCAACGACGACGTTACTTGCGCGATGTTTTCAGCGGACCATTGCACCGTTGCATTTGGCACTAGCTCCGGCAGGATCCACGTCGTGGCCGTGACCAAGGACTGGCAAGACGTGAACAGCCTGCGAAGGGAGACGTTGATTTCCGCCCACCAGAAGCCGGTCCTGGCCTGCGCCTTTTCTCCTGGAGACAGCTACCGCTTTGCAAGACTGTCTATGCGCCTCTTCCGCGGCCACAGGGCCCCCATCAAAGCCCTGGCGTACTCCGTGTGCGGGCGCTTCCTGGTCTCTGGTGGCCTAGATGACCTGATCATTGTTTGGGACGCAACCAACGAGCGAATGGTACACTGCATGACCCAGCACAACGCAATGATTGAATCGATAGGTTTCTCCCACTGCAACAATCTGATGGTTGTTTGGGGCAAGGACTGCCACCTGAGTACTTTTCACTTTCAGCTTCTCGTCAAGTGCCCCGAGATGGAGTTATCATCCACAAAAGCCATCATTGATCAGTTGCTAATCAGCACGGTTCAGACCTCGCGAAATGGAATTTTCCTTAAAAGTGGGTTCGCCGATCGCAATCGCCTGATTGCCATTGCAAGATAAattcttaaaaaataaaacagtttaacgcaaaaatcaaaatacttTAAATGCAGCGAAATGATGTAAAGGGTACGAATACACGAAATCAGTTAAATTACGTtcttaaattaataatattctTTTGGTTTATTCTATTACACATTCAGAGCCGCCGCTTGGAACGAGGCGCTGGATCGAGCCATCGATTGGAAAGCACCGTCGACTCTattaatgtacatacatccataATTATTCAActtaattttcttttcatttataTCATATAAACGTAAATTTATACCGCACAATTTAAAAAACTCATAGGATCCCACTCATCCTTTGAGCTATGAGTTTCCATTGGTCAAACCAAAGTATTCTATGATTTGATGTGaacatttattttgattgtttGAAAATTTGTTAATATTTCCCGCACTTTCGGAGTGGCCCCAAAGGGGTATTTAAAATATGACAGACAAGCGCTAAAAATGtaattgcacaaaaatttatttatcggCATAAAAACGAACAGATAAAACCGaaccaaattaattaaataaaatttcccTTTCGttgctttcgttttttgcttttaggaaaattttcaatggcttttatttattattttctattGAGGACACACATTTGGATGAACATGTGCATAAttgcaaaagcaaataaaactttaaataaaattaaataataaatttattatataataatcTGTGtgctataaatattaaaaaaatatttagctataaattagtggactgtattattttaacatacatatgtacatatgtaggttttCTTTAATCTACATATCTACTGATTATATTGTCGTATTACAAAGAGCGGCGGTATAGCGATATGCGTGCGGTTGGCTGCGGCTAGAAAACTCcacgaaaagaagtcgagcaaagaggaattgaaagatcatgCGATGCGACGGTCCAATGGCAAACGGTCCACATcgatgtatgcgtgtgcagctgAGGGTTTGGGTTGTGTGAGAACGTTACAGTTAGGTTTTGAGCACAAGCAATAGCAACACAATtctgcgcgtaaaaataggtGCTCAAGTGGGAAAATACAATAATGAGCACATGAATAGGGAAAGttataatttaaatgaatattgaaCTAAAGTTAAGCGGCCAATTTCTCaacaatattatttaaaaatataatattgaatttttaatattacTTTCGGCTCGCAAATATTTTGCGACATTTTATGGAGcgacgaaacaaaaataaatttaggTCGGGAATGATTGTGAGAGCAATGTACGATGCCCTAAAGGAAAGGAATTTGTTCCAAGTTTTACCGAAGAAACTGTCAAACATGATGGTggcaatatatgtatgtacatatgtatgtaattataTGGGACTACTCCTCCGGTACGGCGTAGGTCCACATGCCAGACAACGAACAGAACGAACGCTGAGGAATGCAAATTCTTATTGGAGCGAGATAACGACCCAACGAAAACACGTGGGGAGgtttaataaagaaattgactaagtttttatttttagaagGCAAAAATTATGGGTTGCTTTCGCcttctctatcgctctctcaaTCTGTCATCCAACAATCGTCGGCATTAATAAATCGATAAagatttaattgaaaactgACTAGATATTTGACTGCATGAATAGTGGTTCATTATATGCGGATAATGTGTACAGATCTGCGATACAGCTTAACAATGTACCCCacaaattcattaaattttttttaagctATATTAAAGACGTAAATTTTTTGGATTCGAAGAAACGTGTTTATTTTCTTGACGGCATACAGATTACATTAAAATCCCTTCTTTTACTTGCTGATGAGCTTTTAACGAATTCAGATAAGTTTTTTATTATGACAAAAACGCTCAACCAGGACAAACTGGATAACACATTTGCAGTAGTTAGGCAAAAGGGTGGTAATAATACCAATCCCTCTGTAGAGTaactacaaaataaaaactaaaaatgaaCTAAAAATAGTTCGTTCGTCCGACTTTGGGAATTATGAAGCTGATTTTGAAGAAGGAATCGCTGTCCAAGCGTGCATTGAGGGTGTTTTTCACGAGTCAAATAATTTGAAAGTTGAGCATCCTAATGATCATGATCTTTCAAAGCTCGATTTTGATGGTAGTGGTCCAAATATCCAGGAGGTCGTGGTGCCATTGCAAGGGATGCTGCGATGGAAAAATGCGATCCGCGGAAAGAAGAAACACGCGAAATGCAGCGCCACATTGAACGCATAATCTCTGGGGCAAAAAGTGTACTTgatctccagcagcaggagtacAATATTGTTGCCTTTAACTATTTCGCCAACACTGGGAGTGTGTACGTCCCCGCTGAGTATACCACCTGCCGTTACTCTCTCAAGGAAGGCATCAGTGCGGAGTACAGTTGATCCCTAATTGATCCGGGGCAACTCATCTTTGGGCAAAGCCACCAGGCCAGGCAACATTCGCTGGATACCCATAAGTTACCCTTGCCCCCGAATGCCTTGGGCACGAAAATGGGGAAACTGTATAAAAAATTCATTGATGGAATTCCAGCGGTCTGTGAAGGAGAACCGATCATTGTGTACACCACCACCGATCAAATACCGATGGTATTGCCTATTTGGAGTGCAATCAACGTGATTGCATTATTCTGCATTCCgttatttgtatatttgtgtGGTTAGTTATccttatacataaatacatatatttgcgAATACTTGTGTTCAACAGGTTCCAATCACAGACGAGTCGCACCTAGGTTCACGAAAAACATGGTCGGCTCTAGATGAGATTTTAACAAAACGGGATATGCCAACAACCTGCTGGGGGTGGTGACTGACCATTGCCAGGCCAATTTAGAAGTGATTAGTCCATGTGCAACTAAATTCCCCTTTTTCCCCATTTTATGGGATAAAAACGATATGGTAAATGAAATGGCGAAGCATCTTATAACGGAGCCTTTATAGCCCTTAATTTCGTAAAACTTGCAAAGTGCATCAATAAAAGTACCgttaaaacgagggggaacgttgtgagttgctgcggagaccgtcagtatggctctcctccggcaaaCGCCGCTCAAAATTTTTCTCAAATTTTGCCAACCTTCGGGTCTGCCAGCATCATCGGCACACTTCCTGTGCCACACTCGGAGTACCAGTCTTCACTATCAAACTATAGCCTCGACGCATGATTCGTGGGGTCCGAAAAGTCCATCCTCACCATGATACaattatacaaggtggtctCGATAAGGGACAACACGAACGAGCTTCGGCTCCCGACGagaccaccttgtataattACATCATGATCCTTACCAGTTTTCTGGGGGCATCTGCTTAGAAATCCTGTTGTTCTTGCGTTGCCCAGGCTCAGCAAAGCCAAGTACCTCCAAAGGCAAGACACGTGGAATGTCGGGAATCTGTCCGATGCCCTCACGCAATAAAACGATTTCCTCCTTGAGGATGAAAGAAAACGCTCCCACATacgacgaaaatctgttgcatccacaatattgctgATTCGAGAAAACTTAAAACTCAGAATCATACATACTGACCATATccatcagattgctgaatctggatcagatcagatcatttttaaagccaaaaggaacaaatcaatttgcattggctacgcagcgcccgacgtcacgctcagactgatttgcTGTCTCTTTCGCACGCACtatttgtcgtgtcgtttaatattagcggcgtctgccggaggggagccatactgacttagtatcgggtataactgtagagttgcggtctccgcagcaactcacaacgttccccctcgttttttcattattttcttttattaaataaaaacaaattacgGAATTTAATGGGGACATCAATGTCGTGCAGTTTGAAAAATGTAATGGACGTGGTTATGACTTAGTCGACTGATAACCTTTTGAATATTgatcttatttatttatattggttatttaatattggtggttatatTACAAAGTATTTTACATGTGTGTATATGAATAGCGGGGGTGTCGATGatgcggcggtacaaactacATTGTATTTCATTGTTGGTTGTTGGAAACCATTGTTGGTTTCATCTAGATTTTTCTACTAACTTCCACTCcacaaaagaagtcgagccaaaagggaattgaaagatgaTGCGTTGCGACGGTCTAATGCAAAACGGTACACATAgatgtatgcgtgtgcagtTGCGGGCTTTAGCTATACGTGTGAgtacattacagctatgttttggacacaagcaataacaacaaagctatgcgcgtaaaagtAGTTGCTTAAGCGGTGCAATACAATCATGTGCATATGAATAGGGCAGTTGTAATATACACGAACATTGAACTAAAACTACGCGGCAAATTTCTCAACATACCAGACCCCCTGAACGATTGTTCAGAGCAAGGGAACAAGGCAcaaggttaacccggacggccctcagcggggccacgcataggccaatCTGGCCCGTAGTTATCCGgatagggggggggggggggggggggggggggtgtatAAACCGTCGCGGAAGTGTTTATGTGGTtttaaagtccccgagaatcgaggtgtttttagcataggccaacAGTTCTtgtggcgtccttttggaggcatctcccagtgatgccagcactggggcgcccaggtatctcctcctttcCCTTGAGAgcgccggacagttgcagatgagatgttccagggtttcaatagccccaggttcctcacatttcctacaactgtctctgttggtgatgcctagcttagctgcatgtgcagcagccagacagtgacctgtaagtattcccactagcaatctacagtcctttcgtggtaggtgcagtaggtagtggctaagtttctcgttgcgttccttgcatattatcttcgaggttttgcaggtggtggtactgtTCCACCTGCTATTAGTCTGTgttctagcctgcttctctagatcgcattgcagcgttctaagggagacaggcatgttctcggttctcctattctccagacCGACggcttccttagctagtacgtccgaaGCTTCgcttccttcgatgccctggtggctgggaacccaatagatccgcactgtctttgtcgtgcttaggatgtctaatgcctccctgctcgccaagacacttctggagctgaccgcggacgactgcatggatcttatcgccgcttggctgtcgacgaatatgTTGACCGCATtgtgtgctcgttctgtgaggagagcgacctccgctgcttttccgatggcaaaaacttctgcctggaatatgctgcattggtccggtagcttatacgacagtcttatctcagggtctgtacagtataggcccgctcctactcttccgtccatcttggagccgtctgtgtatatattgaggtgctcagtttggtcccttccaattttccagtcttcaggtcccaaagatgtggttgtcttgacgtcaaggcaagtttgggcggtcatgtaatcagttgatctggtcatgtccctgccaattgaactgtgcccgtatccttgtatcgatagatttcctgatgctataaggcgttgtgctgcctttaccgcaatcaggcgagcgtgaatgtccagggggtcggcacctcagcgcccctgtaatacagagcagtgcctgtcgctgagtcttttccataagcttatagtatgtcttcttttcagtagcctgccaccaaaCTAAGGccccatacagcagagttggtcgcaccaccgagatgtagatccagtgcattagagcaggtgacaggccccatgtgctgctgagcatcttcttggatgcataaagcgcaaaggtagccttcttcaccctttccacttcattgggcctccatgccagcttgctgtccagtactgtgcctaggtatttcacctgtgattttcgagtcagcctagtttggtcaattttcgggggggtccatatcggtaccttgtacctcttggtaaagaggatgaggtccgtcttgtccgcgttgatactgagtcctacctcttccgaccactcacgtatctccctgagtgtacgttccattatggagctgagggtcgatggaattacacccgtaataagtatgcttatgtcgtctgcataagctgttatttttggggccttcctttcaaatctcttaatgaggtcgtcgaccaccaaattccgcagtagtggcgacaggactccaccttgaggtgtgcctctgtgtgccccctttaccatggaagcagtgccccactccgattgcacccgtctaaaacttaggaggtttttgatccagacgttgattgcagggtgtatgttattcgcttctaggcgacttgtttgTAAATCTGATTTGTAAATCCAatagcttttctagtgtttttagtataaaggaggtaaggcttatcggtctgaaTCTGggttaaaattgttgaatattcctcaAAAGTCaacgcactgctaccaattactcggTGACGGTGGAGTTTGATGGATCGTACGCCGGTCTCCCAAATACCTGCAAAATGCGGGGCAGAcggcggaatgaagtgccagttgatttcctgactcgtcagaaaattagaGATCTCCTTGTCCTGACTGTAAGATATCTGCGAATTcatgcagctccgttgcttgaagtggcgaggatagGCGAGGATTCCAGTAAATTAACTTCAGCTACAAACTGTTCCCAAAGTGCGCATAGCTGCATTCGACCGAGCTCAGCCAACTATCTTGAAACAGAACCTTTAGAAATACAGTTGTGGGGGCAAGCAACCCCAGGGGATCGTAGATCTTTGCAAGCTCAGACATACCGGGTCCCAGCGTATTCCAAGAGCCTTGACATATTGAGTTGGGCTATCTCCCTCTAAAACTTGAGGCGTATTTTTTGAGGTCCAAAATGAGTCGACGGTATACTTACGGTATATCTGTATATTTAAGATGGTAACACTTTCCACACATTTTCGAGAAGCCATTAAGTTAGGGAACTCCCGCCATTAACAAAAGCTATACAAAATAATGAGCAAAGATTTTAAACAAAAGTACAGACAGGATTGGGAGTCTCAACCCGATACAAAAACATGGCTCTGCAGAAGTAAAAATGCAGTCGATGCTCATTGCAAGGCTTGCAATGTTGATATTTTGAGTCCAATAGCATCAATTAGATAGCAcgctgccacacacaaacataaggacaaaattaaattctttTGAGGCCAATTTAAGGTAtattaaaacatatttttatacccgatacttaaaatgagtattggggtatattagatttgtggtgaaaatggatgtgtgtaacgtcaagaaggaatcgtttccgacctcataaagtgtatatattcttgatcagcatcaatagccgagtcgattgagccatgtctgtctgtccgtctgtccgtccccttcagcgcctaatgctcaaagactataagagctagagcaacgacgtttGATTGACTTCTGTGACAAGTAGacactgctacaagtataatcgtataatttttatagctagaaccaagaaaacaatttattctttctcgctctgtctctctctaacacacaggtttcatggtcggttttgccaattgcaaaatattagttcaaggatctcagaacctataagagccagagcaaccaaatttggcatCCACACTTCTGTGGTATCGGACATTGACCTTTTCGCGACATattttcgccacacccccttccgccccgcaaaggacgaaaatctggggcatccataaatctcagagactattaaggctagagcaaccaaatttggtatccgcactcctgttagatctcactataaaacgtttatctcaaaatttcatCGCcccacaaaaaaggaaaaactgttgcatgcacaatattgcagattcgagaaaacttaAAActcagaatcatagataatgaccatatacatcagattgctgaatctggatcagatcagatgatttttaaagccaaaagaaacaaatcaatttgcagggGCTAcacagcgcccgacgtcacgctcagactgattttctgtctctctcgcacgcactctttgtcgtgtcgtttaatattagcggcgtctgccggaggagagccatactgacttagtatcgggtataactgtagagttgcggtgtacgcaataactcacaacgttccccctcgttttattttgtgtaGTAAAAAGATTAACTTAGATTAGTGAATTAAGTTTAATTTGCTTTTGTCCCTTCGACATTCCGTCCTGGGAGTATTGGAAGAATTCTTGAGTTACCCGGTCAAAATCGCCGGTCAGATTTTCAAAGAAAATCTTTCCTTAAATCCCGCTGTAAAACAAATAATCATGTTTATTATCGTTGAGAGATTATCCGCGTAGTTGTAAATCAATGTTCGTGTATATTACAAGTGCCCTATTCATATGCACATGATTGTATTGCACCGCTTAAGTAACTacttttacgcgcatagcattgttgttattgcttgtgtccaaaacatagctgtaatgtacTCATACGTATAGCTAAAGCCCGCAACTGCACACGAATACATCTATGTGTATCGTTTTGCCCCAGTGGACCAAAAACCGATAGTAAAACGGAACTATCATAAAATGTCCGGAAACGGACTCAGAAATGATAAAAATCCGGGAGCGATGAGTGAAGTCTCGCAAAATGATCGCAGACGGACTTAGAAAAGAGCATTTACCGGACAAAAACCGAGTGACGACAAAGTCTCGCAAAACTATCACAAACGGACTTAAAAACGGGCGCAATACGCAAGAAACGCCGGATCACGTAATAGAACATGAACGAACATGTCAAACTGCGGCCCGGCACAACGCCgccgttttttcgttttgtgttattttgtgATTAAAAACCGTAGCAGAAGGACGTAAACGGGGatataaatcataaaaatagtGAAAATAGCATTAGACCGTCGCAA
The sequence above is a segment of the Drosophila pseudoobscura strain MV-25-SWS-2005 chromosome X, UCI_Dpse_MV25, whole genome shotgun sequence genome. Coding sequences within it:
- the LOC117185058 gene encoding TAF5-like RNA polymerase II p300/CBP-associated factor-associated factor 65 kDa subunit 5L; the protein is MNKALPSPNDDVTCAMFSADHCTVAFGTSSGRIHVVAVTKDWQDVNSLRRETLISAHQKPVLACAFSPGDSYRFARLSMRLFRGHRAPIKALAYSVCGRFLVSGGLDDLIIVWDATNERMVHCMTQHNAMIESIGFSHCNNLMVVWGKDCHLSTFHFQLLVKCPEMELSSTKAIIDQLLISTVQTSRNGIFLKSGFADRNRLIAIAR